One Cryptomeria japonica chromosome 9, Sugi_1.0, whole genome shotgun sequence genomic window carries:
- the LOC131063696 gene encoding disease resistance protein TAO1: MGNTSCCCSSSAPQQDYQDVIEKLIKVEEMSHIDELISYIDDLLNTIDQGSVNSIALLSKTNRVTSSITSGATLLEKILHRSNRHICKRDTMPMLNRETRKLVIDITKEAAQIQWVGIALSVVGFVLEHIEQVSSNRDECIVLLKYMCNLAKYIKRLDDHLPEEKLKRVIRFVVEGSLLCISQMQSHALYKFFAAPVAGEDLRRLQAQLAQEYSDLSLEAIITVLNRSAEVLNRTEEVLSRIPVQLPLSQGISPRAVGIEESRTQVTKLLDMENKSVKVVVIYGQGGIGKTTLASAVFSNLDLKNYKHCRVDMEQNCSEADLKSAQQQILDDLYDQKIQLRSLSEGREVLSKDFKEHSSKPVFIFVDNALKQSDLEKLLPITDLASLPPQSRILLTTRNLNETRIILEGRVERCPYLVASLPQEEAHKFLCKLALGYDQASFDSIVDINGLLQICQGIPLVLKMAGARLYEHAQSMPDCRNVVESLKSELLQGEEDDLSERMVDFVYNRLKASCKEAFLDIVFFFCNWRRRRVACSVGETELEELERAALVNISDEGRVNVHDIVKARGRMLSGDWERITDQQSLNDVLQDKERIKRTKGIVLVDEAFELEADHLNLMKRCLRVLILTGRTRIVNGECRGVFDNLRLVSLDNYNNYSRMDVSNHPRLAAFILKYDGDSNFPEFTGTIPSSLRYMCIKDAPLVNLTTTLSQIKSLHSLTLRGCRGLDSLPKTIDNILILEKLSLKFCDSLVNLPYNFGKISCLNKLSLSSCSSLVSLPDSVGNLSSLNSLDLSSCFSLVSLPDCVGNLSSLNSLDLRYCSSLVSLPDSVGNLSSLDSLDLWSCSSLVSLPDSVGNLSSLDSLDLRCCSSLVSLPDSVGNLSSLNSLDLSSCSSLVSLPDTVGNLSSLHSLDLCSCSSLVSLPDSVGNLSSLHSLDLSSCSSLVSLPDSVGNLSSLDRLYLWSCSSLVSLPDSVGNLSSLDSLDLSSCSSLVSLPDSVGNLSSLDRLDLSSCSSLVSLPDSVGNLSSLDRLYLSSCSSLVSLPDSVGNLSSLERLVLSSCSSLVSLPDSVGNLSSLDRLGLSSCSSLVSLPDSVGNLSSLDSLDLRSCSSLVSLPDSVANLYGLVDVYLIRCTQLSLLPESFENLASLERLVLEDCEKLSYLPQNFGQLKCLKYVSIHGCIALQSLSDDFECLSSLIVVKASECPQLEENTMDKLAKMKGLMIVDIDGSPTLKKRWQKVKEQYSLAVVECGRKEFEDEMYPHADVMCRAFFHSESRFVYVDENGQLVESPSPAGGVKLWFLLKEMDVRSSSSSSSNSSCWEAVKKKWEEVVASEGGQMIYVDMERERRVQQALPHLPRNTRAWIAPDNRARLSFAYSVRHYYKRHVQKRHVEAKLGVGNCVVSTSACVDEEGRRKLDDLIFILPDVSTPPFAETEHEDISDELLSPFEEARRFLLDIYY, encoded by the exons ATGGGCAACACTTCCTGCTGCTGCTCATCCTCTGCCCCCCAACAGGATTATCAAGATGTTATCGAGAAACTGATCAAAGTGGAAGAGATGAGCCACATCGATGAATTGATTTCTTACATCGATGACCTCTTGAATACCATCGACCAGGGAAGCGTTAATTCAATTGCCCTTCTTTCCAAGACGAATCGAGTCACCTCTTCTATCACTTCTGGTGCTACTTTATTGGAGAAGATATTGCACAGATCTAACAGACATATATGCAAG AGGGACACCATGCCAATGCTTAACCGTGAAACTCGGAAATTGGTGATTGATATAACAAAAGAAGCAGCGCAAATTCAGTGGGTGGGAATAGCGCTTTCAGTTGTAGGTTTCGTGTTGGAACACATTGAGCAAGTTTCTTCCAACAGAGACGAATGTATAGTGCTCTTGAAATACATGTGTAATCTTGCAAAATACATCAAGCGATTGGATGATCATTTGCCTGAGGAGAAGCTGAAGCGGGTTATTCGATTCGTTGTGGAAGGCTCACTCCTGTGCATATCGCAAATGCAATCTCATGCGCTCtacaa ATTTTTCGCTGCTCCGGTTGCGGGTGAAGATTTGCGGAGATTGCAAGCACAACTTGCCCAGGAGTACTCAGATCTCTCACTGGAAGCGATAATCACTGTGTTGAATAGGAGTGCAGAAGTGTTGAATAGGACGGAAGAAGTTTTGAGTAGGATTCCAGTTCAGTTACCTCTCTCCCAAGGAATATCTCCTCGAGCAG TGGGTATTGAGGAATCCAGAACTCAAGTGACTAAACTTCTAGACATGGAAAACAAATCTGTTAAGGTGGTGGTCATTTATGGACAAGGTGGGATAGGGAAGACAACTTTAGCTAGTGCCGTCTTCAGTAATCTTGACCTAAAAAACTACAAACATTGTAGAGTTGATATGGAACAGAATTGTTCAGAGGCTGATCTTAAATCGGCCCAACAACAAATTTTAGATGACCTTTACGACCAGAAAATTCAGTTGAGAAGTTTGAGTGAAGGTCGGGAAGTGTTATCCAAGGACTTTAAAGAACACTCTTCTAAACCTGTTTTCATTTTTGTTGACAACGCACTAAAGCAAAGTGACTTGGAAAAGCTTCTTCCCATAACTGACTTGGCATCCCTTCCACCACAGAGCAGAATTCTCTTAACCACCAGAAATCTAAATGAGACTCGTATAATTTTGGAAGGAAGAGTTGAACGCTGTCCTTATCTGGTAGCTTCTCTTCCACAAGAAGAGGCACATAAATTCTTGTGCAAGTTGGCTTTAGGTTATGACCAGGCAAGTTTTGACTCAATTGTAGATATTAATGGCCTCCTCCAAATATGCCAGGGAATTCCATTGGTACTAAAAATGGCGGGAGCCAGATTGTATGAACATGCTCAAAGCATGCCAGATTGTAGAAATGTAGTTGAAAGTCTCAAGTCAGAGCTCCTACAAGGAGAGGAGGATGACTTAAGTGAGCGTATGGTGGATTTTGTATACAATCGTTTGAAAGCCTCGTGTAAAGAGGCATTTCTTGACATTGTGTTCTTCTTTTGTAATTGGAGGCGGCGGAGGGTGGCGTGTAGTGTTGGAGAGacagagcttgaagagcttgaaaggGCTGCACTTGTAAATATAAGCGATGAAGGCAGGGTGAATGTACATGATATAGTGAAAGCGCGAGGGAGAATGCTGTCAGGAGATTGGGAGAGAATCACGGACCAACAATCTCTCAATGATGTTCTCCAAGATAAAGAG AGGATAAAGAGAACGAAGGGGATTGTTCTAGTGGATGAAGCATTCGAGCTGGAAGCAGATCATCTCAACTTGATGAAGAGATGTTTAAGAGTTTTGATCTTGACAGGAAGAACTAGAATAGTGAATGGAGAATGTAGAGGAGTCTTTGACAATCTAAGGTTGGTCAGCCTCGACAACTATAATAATTACTCACGGATGGATGTCAGTAATCATCCGAGATTAGCAGCATTCATTTTGAAATACGACGGAGACTCCAACTTTCCTGAG TTCACAGGCACCATCCCATCTTCATTGAGATATATGTGTATTAAAGATGCTCCGTTGGTTAATCTAACCACCACCCTTTCCCAAATTAAATCTTTGCATTCTCTGACATTGCGGGGCTGTAGAGGGTTGGATAGCTTGCCTAAAACCATTGACAACATACTTATTTTAGAAAAGTTGAGTTTAAAGTTTTGTGATAGTTTGGTGAACCTTCCATATAATTTTGGAAAAATATCTTGTTTGAACAAGTTGAGTTTAAGCTCTTGTTCCAGCTTGGTGAGCCTTCCAGACAGTGTGGGCAATTTATCCTCTCTGAACAGCTTGGATTTAAGCTCTTGTTTCAGCTTGGTGAGCCTTCCAGACTGTGTGGGCAATTTATCCTCTCTGAACAGCTTGGATTTAAGGTATTGTTCCAGCTTGGTGAGCCTTCCAGACAGTGTGGGCAATTTATCCTCTCTGGACAGCTTGGATTTATGGTCTTGTTCCAGCTTGGTGAGCCTTCCAGACAGTGTGGGCAATTTATCCTCTCTGGACAGCTTGGATTTAAGGTGTTGTTCCAGCTTGGTAAGCCTTCCAGACAGTGTGGGCAATTTATCCTCTCTGAACAGCTTGGATTTAAGCTCTTGTTCCAGCTTGGTGAGCCTTCCAGACACTGTGGGCAATTTATCCTCTCTGCACAGCTTGGATTTATGCTCTTGTTCCAGCTTGGTGAGCCTTCCAGACAGTGTGGGCAATTTATCCTCTCTGCACAGCTTGGATTTAAGCTCTTGTTCCAGCTTGGTGAGCCTTCCAGACAGTGTGGGCAATTTATCCTCTCTGGACAGGTTGTATTTATGGTCTTGTTCCAGCTTGGTGAGCCTTCCAGACAGTGTGGGCAATTTATCCTCTCTGGACAGCTTGGATTTAAGCTCTTGTTCCAGCTTGGTGAGCCTTCCAGACAGTGTGGGCAATTTATCCTCTCTGGACAGGTTGGATTTAAGCTCTTGTTCCAGCTTGGTGAGCCTTCCAGACAGTGTGGGCAATTTATCCTCTCTGGACAGGTTGTATTTAAGCTCTTGTTCCAGCTTGGTGAGCCTTCCAGACAGTGTGGGCAATTTATCCTCTCTGGAAAGGTTGGTTTTAAGCTCTTGTTCCAGCTTGGTGAGCCTTCCAGACAGTGTGGGCAATTTATCCTCTCTGGACAGGTTGGGTTTAAGCTCTTGTTCCAGCTTGGTGAGCCTTCCAGACAGTGTGGGCAATTTATCCTCTCTGGACAGCTTGGATTTAAGGTCTTGTTCCAGTTTGGTGAGCCTTCCAGACAGTGTGGCCAATTTATATGGTCTGGTAGATGTATATTTAATCAGATGTACACAGCTCTCTTTGTTGCCAGAAAGCTTCGAAAACCTCGCTTCTCTGGAGCGCTTGGTGTTGGAAGATTGCGAGAAGCTGTCATATCTACCTCAAAATTTTGGTCAGCTGAAGTGCTTAAAATATGTGAGCATACATGGATGCATTGCATTACAGAGCCTCTCTGATGATTTTGAATGTCTGAGTTCACTAATTGTTGTCAAGGCTTCAGAATGTCCTCAACTGGAGGAAAATACAATGGACAAGTTAGCCAAGATGAAGGGATTGATGATTGTTGATATAGATGGAAGCCCTACGTTGAAAAAGCGATGGCAAAAAGTGAAGGAGCAATACTCTTTAGCAGTAGTGGAGTGCGGAAGAAAG GAATTCGAGGATGAAATGTACCCACATGCGGATGTAATGTGTAGAGCATTTTTCCACAGTGAATCAAGATTCGTGTATGTTGATGAGAATGGGCAGCTCGTGGAATCGCCCAGTCCGGCGGGTGGGGTAAAGCTGTGGTTCCTGttaaaggagatggatgtgagatcatcatcatcatcatcgtcaaacAGCAGTTGTTGGGAAGCAGTGAAGAAGAAATGGGAGGAGGTGGTGGCTTCGGAGGGGGGACAAATGATTTATGTGGATATGGAAAGAGAAAGACGTGTTCAGCAAGCTCTCCCCCATTTACCCAGAAACACTCGTGCCTGGATTGCTCCTGACAATAGGGCAAGGTTATCCTTTGCCTATTCCGTGCGGCATTATTACAAGAGACATGTCCAAAAGCGGCACGTGGAGGCCAAATTGGGGGTTGGTAATTGTGTTGTGAGCACATCAGCGTGTGTGGATGAAGAGGGAAGGCGGAAGCTTGATGACCTCATCTTCATACTCCCCGACGTCAGTACACCTCCTTTTGCAGAAACTGAGCATGAAGACATTTCTGATGAGTTACTCTCCCCTTTTGAGGAAGCAAGGAGGTTTCTGTTGGACATTTATTATTAA